From the bacterium genome, the window TGCGCAGCGGCGCGCTGATCATGCCGGCGCGCGTGGTGGCGCCGACGAGCGTGAAAGGCGGCAGCTGCAGGCTGTAGTGCCGCGCATTGGGCCCGCTGTCGACGACCAGCTCGCAGCGGAAGTCCTCCATCGCCGGATAGAGGTGCTCCTCGAGTACGCGACTGAGGCGGTGCACCTCATCGAGGAAGAGCACCTGGCGGGGCTCGAGGTGCGTGAGCACCCCGATCAGCTCGGCGGCCGTCTGGAAGACGGGCGCGCTCGTGGCCTTGAAGCCGACCTCGAGCTCGCCGGCAAGGATGCCGGCGAGGGTAGTCTTGCCCAATCCGGGCGGCCCGTAGAGAAGCACGTGGTCCAGGGCCTCGCCGCGAGCGCGCGCGGCCTGGATGAAGACGCGCAGGTTCTCCTTCACGGCGCTCTGGCCGACGAAGTCGGCGAGGCGACGCGGCCGCAGGGCGCGCTCCTCCTGGCGCTCGAGGCCGTCGGCGCCGGGATGGCTGATGCGCGGGGCGCTGCCGTTCATCGCACTGCTCCTTGCGCCGCAGCGCCTAGCGCTCGCTCGCGGCGGCGAGCGCGCGGCGGATGAGGTCC encodes:
- a CDS encoding AAA family ATPase encodes the protein MNGSAPRISHPGADGLERQEERALRPRRLADFVGQSAVKENLRVFIQAARARGEALDHVLLYGPPGLGKTTLAGILAGELEVGFKATSAPVFQTAAELIGVLTHLEPRQVLFLDEVHRLSRVLEEHLYPAMEDFRCELVVDSGPNARHYSLQLPPFTLVGATTRAGMISAPLR